The Candidatus Woesearchaeota archaeon genome window below encodes:
- a CDS encoding vitamin K epoxide reductase family protein, with translation MNKKTIALIFALFVSLAGMYLGAYLTDVHYKLENNQEVEETLPCTLHASFDCDKVNSSVYSEVFGIPIALLGFFFYAAVFGVVIFALWKPAHAEVPLVVTHGLTIFSIFFSIYLFYIAKFVIGALCPYCIMMYGVNAGLFITTKISVGKTYAEKYALLQAFVVGMFKK, from the coding sequence ATGAACAAAAAAACAATTGCGTTGATTTTTGCGCTTTTCGTCAGTCTTGCGGGAATGTATTTAGGAGCATATTTAACTGATGTCCACTACAAACTCGAGAACAATCAGGAAGTAGAAGAGACACTTCCTTGTACGTTGCATGCTTCTTTTGACTGCGATAAAGTGAATAGCAGTGTGTATTCAGAAGTGTTTGGCATTCCTATCGCTTTGCTGGGATTTTTCTTTTACGCGGCAGTTTTTGGTGTGGTAATTTTTGCGTTATGGAAACCAGCGCATGCGGAAGTTCCACTTGTGGTAACGCATGGATTGACCATTTTTAGCATTTTCTTTTCCATCTACTTATTTTACATCGCAAAATTTGTGATCGGTGCGTTATGTCCATATTGTATTATGATGTATGGCGTCAATGCGGGACTGTTTATCACTACAAAGATTTCAGTCGGCAAAACATACGCGGAAAAATATGCGCTCTTGCAAGCGTTTGTTGTGGGAATGTTTAAGAAGTAG
- a CDS encoding deoxyhypusine synthase translates to MADKKQKKELLKTTIEHIDIKSFNAIPIIEAYDKMSFSARDLARAAKIVDMMQKDKDCSMWLTLAGSTSAAGCMQIYVEMVKAGMIDAVVATGASIVDMDFFEALGFKHWQGSQFVDDKKLRELYIDRIYDTYIDEEELQNCDMVTKKIADALEPRPYSSREFIKEMGSYLTKNAKKKDSLVQVCYEHNVPIFCPAFSDSSAGFGLVKHQVERGEQKKQMMSLDSAKDFLELTKIKMSCNHTGLLMIGGGVPKNFAQDTVVCAEILGKDVPVHKYAVQITVADVRDGACSSSTLKEAASWGKVDTTYEQMVFSEATISLPLLASYVYHKGSWKNRKKREFAKLFQ, encoded by the coding sequence ATGGCAGACAAAAAACAAAAAAAAGAATTATTGAAAACAACAATAGAACATATTGACATTAAATCATTCAACGCAATTCCAATTATTGAAGCGTATGACAAAATGTCATTCAGCGCGCGAGACCTTGCGAGAGCAGCAAAAATAGTAGATATGATGCAGAAAGACAAAGACTGTTCCATGTGGCTCACGCTTGCGGGAAGCACGAGCGCGGCGGGGTGTATGCAGATTTATGTCGAAATGGTCAAAGCAGGCATGATTGACGCGGTTGTCGCGACAGGAGCAAGCATTGTCGATATGGATTTCTTTGAAGCGCTTGGCTTTAAGCACTGGCAGGGATCTCAGTTTGTCGATGACAAAAAATTAAGAGAATTATACATTGATAGAATTTATGATACGTACATTGATGAAGAAGAGCTCCAGAATTGCGATATGGTGACAAAGAAAATCGCGGATGCTTTAGAACCACGTCCCTATTCATCACGAGAGTTCATAAAAGAGATGGGCAGTTATCTCACAAAAAATGCAAAGAAAAAAGACTCCCTTGTGCAGGTTTGTTATGAGCATAATGTCCCTATTTTCTGTCCAGCATTTTCAGATAGTAGTGCAGGATTTGGGTTGGTCAAGCATCAGGTAGAACGTGGAGAGCAAAAAAAACAAATGATGTCGCTCGATTCAGCGAAAGATTTCTTAGAGCTCACTAAAATTAAAATGTCCTGCAATCATACGGGATTGTTGATGATTGGTGGAGGAGTTCCAAAGAACTTTGCGCAGGACACTGTTGTTTGCGCGGAAATTCTTGGCAAAGATGTTCCTGTCCACAAATACGCGGTGCAGATTACTGTCGCGGATGTTCGCGATGGCGCGTGTTCCAGTTCAACGTTGAAAGAAGCGGCTTCTTGGGGAAAAGTGGATACAACCTACGAACAGATGGTCTTTTCAGAAGCAACGATCTCTCTTCCATTGCTTGCGAGTTATGTGTATCACAAAGGAAGTTGGAAGAACAGAAAGAAACGAGAATTTGCGAAATTATTTCAGTAA
- a CDS encoding YIP1 family protein, which yields MAAKKQDIFAHPIRKYQTLLTKAKTFFNAEKEKEYQPILIFVFLYVLVGQILEFVAWVPSLGSIGGAEFLSIEGTLLTIVLGILGMFLSPIITIIFTFIIAGITHLAVLYYKKGASYFETWKVIAYAALIPIIYNVFTSLVTTIVEAVNPWPDQSVYSQVPVFGPYYLTALGVLFIIGLFALIHTIYTEIVGIKLYHKLTTKQAAVAVIVPTLVLIFVAIVIGIGIAMFAATVGLVL from the coding sequence ATGGCAGCGAAAAAACAAGACATCTTTGCGCACCCAATCAGGAAGTATCAAACACTCTTAACAAAAGCAAAAACCTTTTTCAACGCAGAGAAAGAAAAAGAATATCAACCAATTCTCATCTTTGTTTTCTTGTATGTCCTTGTTGGGCAAATTCTTGAGTTCGTCGCGTGGGTTCCTTCATTGGGATCAATTGGCGGAGCAGAATTCCTTTCGATAGAAGGCACACTCCTCACTATTGTTCTTGGCATCCTTGGAATGTTTCTAAGCCCAATCATCACCATCATTTTTACATTCATCATTGCAGGTATAACGCATCTTGCAGTGTTGTATTACAAGAAAGGAGCATCATATTTCGAGACCTGGAAAGTCATTGCGTACGCAGCGCTTATTCCTATCATTTACAATGTCTTTACATCACTTGTAACAACAATTGTAGAAGCAGTAAATCCTTGGCCAGACCAAAGTGTTTATTCCCAAGTGCCTGTGTTCGGACCATATTACCTCACCGCATTAGGAGTATTATTCATCATTGGTCTTTTCGCTTTAATCCACACCATCTACACGGAAATTGTAGGCATAAAACTGTACCACAAACTCACCACAAAGCAGGCAGCAGTTGCGGTTATTGTGCCAACGCTTGTCCTTATCTTCGTTGCGATTGTAATAGGAATCGGCATCGCGATGTTTGCCGCGACAGTGGGTCTTGTTCTATAA
- a CDS encoding class I SAM-dependent methyltransferase, which produces MNQDKPHYYDGKPYQFLFDKALKEVREIIIGQIKPNTIVIDLCCGTGALVFDLADRCTSVTGVELSSKMIAHAEKSKRISGKKNIQFFHADASHLNTITDKQYDYATISMALHEMPCEMRLKVLQEAKRISKKIIIADYAVPQPCTLAGGSVYFIEFFAGMEHFRGFRNFQKNKGIHSLLEKCGYKIKVERKNTKGTIQVILANYS; this is translated from the coding sequence GTGAATCAAGATAAACCACATTATTATGATGGAAAACCGTACCAATTTCTCTTTGATAAAGCTCTCAAAGAGGTGAGAGAAATCATAATTGGTCAGATAAAACCAAACACGATAGTAATAGATCTCTGTTGTGGAACAGGAGCATTAGTGTTTGATCTTGCTGATCGTTGTACGTCAGTTACTGGTGTAGAGCTCTCTTCTAAAATGATTGCTCATGCGGAAAAGAGTAAAAGAATAAGTGGTAAAAAAAACATACAATTCTTTCACGCAGATGCGTCTCATCTGAATACTATTACCGATAAGCAATATGACTATGCAACGATTTCTATGGCGCTTCATGAAATGCCTTGTGAAATGCGGCTAAAGGTTTTGCAGGAAGCGAAGCGTATTTCAAAGAAAATTATTATTGCAGATTATGCTGTTCCACAACCTTGTACATTAGCAGGAGGAAGTGTTTATTTTATTGAATTTTTTGCAGGCATGGAACATTTTAGGGGATTCAGAAATTTCCAGAAAAATAAAGGTATACATTCTCTCCTTGAAAAGTGTGGATATAAAATAAAAGTTGAAAGAAAGAATACGAAAGGAACAATTCAAGTGATTCTTGCGAATTATAGTTGA